A genomic region of Oceaniferula marina contains the following coding sequences:
- a CDS encoding serine hydrolase: MKPFVSALLLFALSPLHGSPPSEASSGLAPEITDLNAKDVSYAREKEIPYLPHPFITPSPRDLKDGITPGRLGPDGGNKELILQFANQISKKSSDPKIGNTDSFLISYQGKLIFESYFRRGRQNYPHYQMSITKSYTAFALGRAIQLGHLTMEDLNTPVIQFLKQTDPTTMVKGADQITLEQAMTMRSGIRLSQEKIKLLRSTPARLKGQGQIQAYLQHSKPIPPAPRAFKYQASDPAITIQVLDAVVPGSAKAFIQTEFLAKMGITNYHWQDDISGLPKSAAGSSFRSRDMIKFGQLVLNNGKWNGQQFIPADFVELATSPLAQAYGENHYGFFWWVTHPEVNGKKYICKAGRGAGGQFIFMFPELDLVAVITAHNQGMGKMLEDAPLKMIRAFTQ, translated from the coding sequence GTGAAACCTTTTGTCTCCGCACTTCTGCTTTTCGCTCTCTCACCTCTCCACGGGAGTCCGCCCAGCGAAGCATCATCGGGCTTGGCCCCTGAAATCACCGATCTCAACGCCAAGGATGTCTCCTATGCACGGGAAAAAGAGATCCCCTATCTCCCCCATCCATTCATCACGCCCTCACCCCGTGATCTCAAAGACGGCATCACACCTGGAAGACTCGGTCCCGATGGTGGCAACAAAGAACTCATTCTTCAGTTCGCCAATCAAATCTCAAAAAAATCATCCGATCCTAAAATTGGCAACACAGACAGTTTCCTCATTAGCTATCAAGGCAAACTAATCTTTGAGTCCTACTTCCGTCGGGGTCGACAGAACTACCCTCACTACCAGATGTCCATTACCAAATCCTACACAGCCTTTGCCCTTGGCCGTGCAATTCAACTTGGACATTTAACCATGGAAGACCTGAACACGCCGGTCATTCAATTTCTCAAACAAACCGATCCGACGACGATGGTCAAAGGTGCGGATCAAATCACCCTTGAGCAGGCCATGACCATGCGCTCGGGAATCCGCCTATCTCAGGAAAAAATCAAACTGCTTAGATCCACCCCTGCCCGACTCAAAGGGCAAGGTCAAATCCAGGCTTACCTCCAACACAGCAAACCCATCCCCCCAGCACCGCGAGCATTTAAATACCAAGCCTCCGACCCTGCCATCACGATACAGGTTCTGGATGCCGTTGTTCCCGGTTCAGCCAAGGCCTTCATCCAAACTGAATTTCTCGCAAAAATGGGCATCACCAACTACCATTGGCAAGATGACATTTCCGGACTTCCGAAATCAGCTGCCGGTTCAAGCTTCCGCTCACGCGATATGATCAAATTCGGACAACTCGTTCTCAACAACGGCAAATGGAACGGTCAGCAGTTCATCCCCGCTGATTTCGTTGAGCTCGCAACAAGCCCCCTCGCCCAAGCCTATGGTGAAAACCACTATGGGTTCTTTTGGTGGGTGACCCACCCGGAAGTGAATGGCAAAAAATACATCTGCAAAGCCGGCCGAGGCGCTGGAGGTCAGTTTATCTTCATGTTCCCCGAGCTCGATCTCGTCGCCGTCATTACAGCCCACAACCAAGGCATGGGCAAAATGCTCGAAGACGCCCCACTCAAAATGATCAGAGCTTTCACTCAATAG